The genomic segment GTCAGCCGATTGTCGGTCGAGACCGTGCCTTGATATCGGCCTCGTTGCGAGGCGGAGCGCCACGACGGCATGTGCGCCATGATCTTCTTCGGCCCGGATTTTGCGTTTTTTTCGTTTGTCACGGACAGTCTCAGCGGTTTAAACTGCCGCGGGTCGCGATCGAACAAAATCACATCGTTGCCCTGCTCCGCCCACTTGACGATCCAATCGCTCTCCCAATCCTGCATCCCAAGCGGTTCAATGACAACGATCGCCTGATCGCCGCCCGCCGGCAAAAAACGCCACGATTGTTCCCAGCCTTTGGCGGGACGCTGCTTTTCTTTCAACAATAAAAACATTACTTTGACACCGTGCAAATCCGGGGAAAACGATAAATAAGGCGGATATTTGCGGGGTTTTGGCTTAACCAGCAGCGAACCGGCAATGAGAAAGAGAAGAACGGCTGCGACCAGGGCGGCGAGAAGCCTATTGGGCATAGGCATGCGCTTCGGCCTCCCCGATCATCGATGCGAGATCATCGATATACCTATAAAG from the Ferviditalea candida genome contains:
- a CDS encoding DUF4350 domain-containing protein, which translates into the protein MPMPNRLLAALVAAVLLFLIAGSLLVKPKPRKYPPYLSFSPDLHGVKVMFLLLKEKQRPAKGWEQSWRFLPAGGDQAIVVIEPLGMQDWESDWIVKWAEQGNDVILFDRDPRQFKPLRLSVTNEKNAKSGPKKIMAHMPSWRSASQRGRYQGTVSTDNRLTGIPQGKLSPPTIRVY